CACCTGATCGATGGTGAGATCGCTGTTGCGATACGTCGGCCCGTCGTGATGGAGCGCATCGAGCTGGAACGCCAGCCCCAGCGCCTGCGCCATGCGCGATTGCAGACCGGGGTCGTCGCCCGTCTCCGCGGCCGTCAGCGGCGTCTGGTCGCTCAGCGCCAGGTCCGCGTCAAAGCCCGTACCGCCCTCGCGCCCATCGGCGCCGAGGCTGCGCAATTCGATCGCATCATCCCCTGCCGAGTAGAGCAGCGGCCGGCCCCATGCGTCGTTCATCGACGAGCGCACCCACGTCGCCTGCTCGCCGCCTTCGGCCTCGAGCGCCTTGACCAGATCGTCGATGCTCGCCGGGTACGCTCCCGCCGCCTTGTGCTGGCGCGCGGCCATGATAGCGATGAAGCGGATCGCCGACTCCGTGCGCCGCACGCGCGTCGGGTCGTCAGCGGCCTCCATCCCACCCGTGCCGCGCGGCTTGACGCCTTCAAAGAGCACGAGATCCTGGGCATCGAGAAACTGCTGGAGCAGCGCATAGAACGTCGGCTCGGCGATGTGCATGGCGCCCGCCAGCGCGACCGTCGGACCCTCGCCCTGCGCCGGCGCGAACAGCCGCACGGCGATGTCAAGACGCATGTGCGTGTCGTCGACATCCACGACGCGCAGGTATGGTCCTGAGCCGCTCCACGCGGCATCCTGCGCCGCTGCCGGCGCCGCGAGACAGGCAAACCAACCCAGCGCGCCGATACAGGTGGCGGCCACACGATTTCGAAGGGTCATTTTTCTGCTCCCGTCACTTGGTCGCGCCGCCCGCGCCGGTCAGGCCGTGCTGGGCCGCGGCGATGATGGATTCCATCCGACGATACGCCCGCTCCACCTGTCCCTTGAAAATCATGTACGGAAACAGCGTGACCAGCGCGACGATCAATCCCGCCGCCGTAGAGATCAGCGCCTCGGCGATGCCGCCGGAGATCTCGCGCGGGTCGGTGATCATCTGCGAAGTGCCGAGCAGTTCAAAGCTGCTGATCAGCCCCGTCACCGTGCCGAGAATCCCCAGAAGAGGCGCCGCGGTGATGATCGTTGAGAGCGTGGGCATGAACCGCTCGACCGCGGGACGCAGTTCCTCGATGCACTCGATCGCCACCGCGTCGCTGGCGCTCTCGCCCAGCAGCCGCGACGCGAGCATGGCGTAGACGCTGCGCCCAGCCCGCTGCGCCAGTCGCTCGGCCTCGGCTCGGTTGCCCGTGCGCAGGGCGGTATTGAGGCGATTGAGCCGCTGCCGCCGGCCGGGGCTGTGCAAGGTGACCCAGAACCAGCCGCGCTCGATGCACAACGTGACGGAAACGACGCTGAGCAGCAGCAGCGGCCACATGACCCAGCCGCCCCGCACCATGACCGACGAAAGTGATTCGAGCGTGCCACTGGGCATCCGCGGATGATACGACGCGTCCGGCGGGCAAGTCGGCAAAGCAGCCGCATGGAAAGCGTCGATACAATCCGGCCATGCCCGATCCGCCAGCCACCCTCACTGCGAACCCGGGGGATTCCGCCGCCGCCGCCGCAGTCGTCCACGTGCCGCGCTGGGCTCTGCACCGGCGCCTCTACGACTGGGTCCTGTCGTTCGCGCACCACCGGCACTCGACACTGGCGCTGTTCATCCTGAGTTTTACCGAATCGAGCTTCTTCCCTATTCCGCCCGACGTGCTCCTCGGGCCACTGTGCCTGGGCAACCGCAGGAAGTCGATGTGGTTCGCGACGGTCACGACGGTGGCCAGCGTGCTGGGGGCGTTTCTCGGTTACGTCATCGGCTACGCGCTGATCGATCTGGCGCTGCATATTCCGGGGATCACGCAGGAGCGCATCGATTGGCTCGCGGGCGAATTCGACGCGCGCGGCGAGATCTGGGTGTTCGTCGCCGCGCTCACGCCGATCCCCTTCAAACTGCTCACCATCACCGCCGGCTTTGCGAAGATGAACCTGCTCGTGTTCACCATCGCCTGCATCGTCGGGCGCAGCCTGCGCTTCTTCGCCGTGGCCGGCGTGTTCTGGGCGATCGGCCCGCGGGCCCTGCCCTTCATCGACCGGTATTTCAACCTCCTGTGCATTGTCTTCACCGCCCTGCTGGTCGGCGGTTTCCTCGTCATCAAGTTGCTAAACTGAGGCCGGCGCCGGCCGGGCTCGCGCACACGAGGGACTACCGGTGCGGCGGGTTGGATGGACCTTCGGCATCGGGTGCGGAGGAACTCATGAACGTACTGGTGACCGGCGGGGCTGGTTACATCGGCTCGCACGCCGTCAAGTTCTTGCGCCGGGCGGGGCACGAAGTCGTGGTCGTGGACAACCTCAGCCGCGGCTTCCGCGCCGCGGTCACCGGCGAAACGCCCCTGGTCGTCCACGAACTGTGCGACTGGCGGCACATGGCCCGCATCCTGCGCGGCAACGCCATCGACTGCGTCATGCACTTTGCCGCGCTCGCATACGTCGGCGAGTCGGTCGATGATCCCCTGCGCTACTACCGCAACAATGCCGCGCACGCCATCGAACTCCTCCACGCCATGCGCATCGTCGGCGTGCAGAAGTTCGTCTTCTCGAGCACCTGCGCGACCTACGGCGAGCCGCGGCCCGAACACATCCCCATCAGCGAAGACTGCCCGCAGCAGCCCATCAATCCCTACGGCTGGTCGAAGTACTTCGTCGAGCGCGTGCTCGCCGACTACAGCCGCGCCAATCCCGACTTCTCCTGCGCCGTGCTGCGCTACTTCAACGTCGCCGGCTCCGATCGCGAGCACGAGATCGGCGAGGCGCACGACCCGGAAACGCATCTCATTCCCATCATCCTCCAGGCGGCGCTCGGTCTGCGGCCGCATGTCGAGATCTTCGGCACCGACTACCCCACGCCCGACGGCACGTGCATCCGCGATTACATCCACGTCGAAGACCTCATCGACGCGCACATCCTCTGCATGGATCGGCTCCAGCCGGGCAAGCGATTCGTCTTCAACCTGGGAATCGGCAAGGGCTACTCCGTGCGCGACATCATCAACGCAACGCAGCGCGTCACGGGAAAGAAGATCAAGGTGATCGAGGGTCCCCGGCGCCCCGGCGATCCGCCGCGGCTGTTCGCCGATCCGAGCCGCATCCGGCGAGAACTCGGATGGTCGGCCAAGATCACCGAAATCGATGACATCATCGCCTCTGCATGGGGCTGGTACTCGCGCCATCCCAACGGCTACGCCGGGCGTCTGGACTGATCGTCCGACTTTCACTGACACGCGCCCCTGTTGCGCCATCGCCATGCACGAGCCTGTGAAACATATCGAGTGGGTCGGAAGCGCCACTACTGGCCACCTCCGCCTGCTCGACCAGACCCAACTGCCGGCGAGCACCGAGTGGCTCGACTGCCGCGATGTGCAGAGCGTCTGGCAGGCGATCCGGCGCCTGAGCGTGCGCGGCGCGCCGGCGATTGGCATCGCCGCGGCGTACGGCTGCGTGATCGGCGCGCAGCAGCGCGAAGCCCGCGCGGGCTTCCTTGCCGCCGCCGCGCATCTCGCCACCAGCCGCCCCACTGCGGTCAATCTCTTCTGGGCCATCGAGCGCCTCAAGGCATCCGCCGCCAGTGTCGCCGACGCAAACCTGCGCACGCATCTGCATACCGAAGCGGTGGCGATACACGAAGAAGACCGCGCCGCCTGCCGCGCCATCGGCGAGCACGGCCTGAACCTGCTGCGGGAACTCACGGGCGACCGCCTCCACCTGCTCACCCACTGCAACGCGGGCGCGCTGGCCACGGGCGGCATCGGCACGGCCACCGCGCCGATGTACCGCGCTGCCGAACTCGGCCTGCCCATTACGGTGCTCGCCGACGAGACGCGGCCGCTGTTGCAGGGCTCGCGACTCACGGCATGGGAACTCGGCCAGGCCGGGATCGACGTTTCGATCATCACCGACTCAACCGCCGCCACGGCCATGGCCCAGAAGCGCATCACCGCTGTCATTACCGGCGCCGATCGCATCGCCGCCAACGGAGACGCCGCCAACAAGATCGGCACCTACGGCGTGGCCGTGCTCGCGCGGCACCACGGCATCCCGTTCGTCGTCGCCGCGCCCACCAGCACGATCGATCTCAATTGCCCCAGCGGCGCCGACATCCCTATCGAACATCGCGCCGCCGACGAGGTCACCGAAGGCTTCGGCCGCCGCACGGCGCCGCATGAGGCCCGCGTCTTCAGCCCCGCGTTCGATGTCACGCCGGCCGAACTCATCACCGCGATTGTGACCGAGCGCGGCGTGATCCGGCCGGTCGACCGAACGGGTATCGCCGCACAGTTCGGCTAACACCAGTTCAGCAGCCGGCCGCCGCTGCGCCAGTCAGTGATGCGGCTCCTCCGGCGCGGGTGACTCATCCTTCGCCGCAGCCGTCACGAGCAGCGTCCGGCCGTCGGCGGTAACCTGCATCGTCGCCCCGCGACTCACGCGCAGGGCCTGCTGCTGCTCGCGCTGCGCCGGATCGGCCACGATGAGGCCGCCGCCCGACTCCCAGTTGATGCGCAAAGCCCCGCCGCGCGCGGCGCCGTTGTGCATCCTGCCAGCGCCGAGGTCGAAGACCTGCCCGAACTGCCGCCCGCCGTCGCTACTGGTGGCGCCGCGGATCAGCGCCTCGCGCGTCCACGTGACGCTCACCTTGCCGCCGTCGCCGCTCACTGCCAA
This genomic interval from Phycisphaerales bacterium contains the following:
- a CDS encoding type II secretion system protein GspG, producing the protein MTLRNRVAATCIGALGWFACLAAPAAAQDAAWSGSGPYLRVVDVDDTHMRLDIAVRLFAPAQGEGPTVALAGAMHIAEPTFYALLQQFLDAQDLVLFEGVKPRGTGGMEAADDPTRVRRTESAIRFIAIMAARQHKAAGAYPASIDDLVKALEAEGGEQATWVRSSMNDAWGRPLLYSAGDDAIELRSLGADGREGGTGFDADLALSDQTPLTAAETGDDPGLQSRMAQALGLAFQLDALHHDGPTYRNSDLTIDQVQERVAAAGGDASFLFKILDGSSFAGMAARVVVGIIEKVPTMKAMMKVMLVETMRATDIENLADGKGLPPGMAEMMRVIVVDRNKVVIEDLKGVLAAEDVPQSIGIVYGAGHMGDMEKRLVAECGYRHVGGFWLPAITADLAEAGMGRADLERTRKMLEMMQGGGR
- a CDS encoding MotA/TolQ/ExbB proton channel family protein, whose protein sequence is MPSGTLESLSSVMVRGGWVMWPLLLLSVVSVTLCIERGWFWVTLHSPGRRQRLNRLNTALRTGNRAEAERLAQRAGRSVYAMLASRLLGESASDAVAIECIEELRPAVERFMPTLSTIITAAPLLGILGTVTGLISSFELLGTSQMITDPREISGGIAEALISTAAGLIVALVTLFPYMIFKGQVERAYRRMESIIAAAQHGLTGAGGATK
- a CDS encoding DedA family protein; this translates as MPDPPATLTANPGDSAAAAAVVHVPRWALHRRLYDWVLSFAHHRHSTLALFILSFTESSFFPIPPDVLLGPLCLGNRRKSMWFATVTTVASVLGAFLGYVIGYALIDLALHIPGITQERIDWLAGEFDARGEIWVFVAALTPIPFKLLTITAGFAKMNLLVFTIACIVGRSLRFFAVAGVFWAIGPRALPFIDRYFNLLCIVFTALLVGGFLVIKLLN
- the galE gene encoding UDP-glucose 4-epimerase GalE — encoded protein: MNVLVTGGAGYIGSHAVKFLRRAGHEVVVVDNLSRGFRAAVTGETPLVVHELCDWRHMARILRGNAIDCVMHFAALAYVGESVDDPLRYYRNNAAHAIELLHAMRIVGVQKFVFSSTCATYGEPRPEHIPISEDCPQQPINPYGWSKYFVERVLADYSRANPDFSCAVLRYFNVAGSDREHEIGEAHDPETHLIPIILQAALGLRPHVEIFGTDYPTPDGTCIRDYIHVEDLIDAHILCMDRLQPGKRFVFNLGIGKGYSVRDIINATQRVTGKKIKVIEGPRRPGDPPRLFADPSRIRRELGWSAKITEIDDIIASAWGWYSRHPNGYAGRLD
- the mtnA gene encoding S-methyl-5-thioribose-1-phosphate isomerase; the encoded protein is MKHIEWVGSATTGHLRLLDQTQLPASTEWLDCRDVQSVWQAIRRLSVRGAPAIGIAAAYGCVIGAQQREARAGFLAAAAHLATSRPTAVNLFWAIERLKASAASVADANLRTHLHTEAVAIHEEDRAACRAIGEHGLNLLRELTGDRLHLLTHCNAGALATGGIGTATAPMYRAAELGLPITVLADETRPLLQGSRLTAWELGQAGIDVSIITDSTAATAMAQKRITAVITGADRIAANGDAANKIGTYGVAVLARHHGIPFVVAAPTSTIDLNCPSGADIPIEHRAADEVTEGFGRRTAPHEARVFSPAFDVTPAELITAIVTERGVIRPVDRTGIAAQFG